The proteins below are encoded in one region of Amycolatopsis magusensis:
- a CDS encoding alkene reductase — protein MPTASPLLRPYRDGALVLPNRVAMAPMTRGRADDTTGVPHPLTSLYYAQRASAGLIVTEGIWPVRVGKSGPGIPGLATAEQVEGWRAVATAVHAAGGRVFAQLWHAGRVSHPSVVGEPTVAASAVRARGRIYIEGGWAETTTPRELTTEELPRLAEDYATAARNAIEAGFDGVEIHGANGYLLHGFLADNTNLRTDRYADRIRFPLEVTEAVVAAVGADRVGYRISPGNPENDLVEANWPVVYRDLLHEFTRLGLAYVHLVATEDRVFPELRPHWPGPLIGNVHQGPPSSQAAGERLLEDGLVDVVAFGRLFIGNPDLPSRFATGAPLVHVSEKHHYGSALEGYVDFPAVTTTRSPSPVPA, from the coding sequence ATGCCTACCGCAAGCCCGCTCCTGCGCCCCTACCGAGACGGTGCGCTCGTCCTGCCGAACCGCGTCGCGATGGCCCCGATGACCCGGGGCCGCGCCGACGACACCACCGGTGTTCCGCACCCGCTGACCAGCCTGTACTACGCCCAGCGCGCCAGCGCCGGGCTGATCGTCACCGAAGGGATCTGGCCCGTCCGGGTGGGCAAGAGCGGTCCCGGCATCCCGGGGCTCGCGACCGCCGAACAGGTCGAGGGCTGGCGTGCGGTGGCCACCGCCGTGCACGCCGCGGGCGGGCGCGTGTTCGCCCAGCTCTGGCACGCCGGACGCGTCAGCCACCCGTCCGTGGTCGGCGAGCCGACGGTCGCCGCGTCGGCCGTGCGCGCCCGGGGCCGGATCTACATCGAGGGCGGCTGGGCCGAGACCACCACGCCGCGTGAGCTGACCACCGAAGAGCTGCCGCGGCTCGCCGAGGACTACGCGACCGCCGCGCGCAACGCGATCGAAGCGGGCTTCGACGGCGTCGAGATCCACGGCGCCAACGGTTACCTGCTGCACGGCTTCCTCGCCGACAACACCAACCTGCGCACCGACCGCTACGCCGACCGGATCCGGTTTCCGCTGGAGGTCACCGAGGCCGTCGTGGCGGCGGTCGGCGCGGACCGCGTCGGCTACCGGATCTCACCGGGGAACCCGGAGAACGACCTGGTCGAGGCGAACTGGCCGGTTGTCTACCGCGACCTGCTGCACGAGTTCACCCGGCTCGGCCTGGCCTACGTGCACCTGGTCGCCACCGAGGACCGCGTGTTCCCCGAGCTGCGGCCGCACTGGCCGGGGCCGCTCATCGGCAACGTGCACCAGGGGCCGCCGTCGAGCCAGGCCGCGGGGGAGCGGCTGCTCGAGGACGGCCTGGTGGACGTGGTCGCGTTCGGCCGGTTGTTCATCGGCAACCCGGACCTGCCGTCGCGGTTCGCCACCGGGGCGCCGCTGGTCCACGTGAGCGAGAAGCACCACTACGGCTCCGCGCTGGAGGGTTACGTGGACTTCCCCGCGGTCACGACGACGCGGTCGCCTTCTCCGGTGCCGGCTTGA
- a CDS encoding MerR family transcriptional regulator: MRIGDLSRRTGVSVRALRYYEEEHLLRPGRDGNGYRCFQESDVAKVVQIQLFYSAGLCSSKIAQLLPCVEGTAEYIVPGPGLAKDLEVARQRIRGQISELETSLGILERVLAASNGSADRCVPVTRGPRGAVDLNIG, from the coding sequence ATGAGGATCGGTGACCTGTCCCGGCGGACCGGTGTCAGTGTGCGGGCCCTGCGGTACTACGAAGAGGAGCACCTGCTCCGGCCCGGTCGCGACGGCAACGGCTACCGCTGTTTCCAGGAGAGCGACGTCGCCAAGGTCGTGCAGATCCAGCTGTTCTATTCGGCCGGGCTGTGCAGCAGCAAGATCGCGCAGCTGCTGCCGTGCGTCGAGGGCACCGCGGAGTACATCGTGCCGGGGCCGGGGCTGGCGAAGGACCTCGAGGTGGCGCGGCAGCGCATCCGCGGGCAGATCTCCGAACTGGAGACCTCGCTGGGCATCCTCGAACGCGTGCTGGCCGCGTCCAACGGCTCGGCCGACCGCTGCGTCCCGGTGACCAGGGGACCTCGTGGTGCGGTCGACCTGAACATTGGTTGA
- the soxR gene encoding redox-sensitive transcriptional activator SoxR — translation MAVAQELTIGEMVERCGVPASALRFYEREGLIRSRRTSGNQRRYGRHMLRRVAFIRASQSVGIPLAVIREVLDFLPADSPPTKEFWERASECWRKELNSRIEKMERMRDRFTDCIGCGCLSFDQCQLINPEDRLAAHGPGPRRLLQP, via the coding sequence ATGGCCGTCGCGCAGGAACTGACCATCGGGGAAATGGTGGAGCGCTGCGGGGTACCCGCTTCCGCGCTGCGGTTCTACGAGCGCGAGGGCCTCATCCGCAGCCGGCGCACCAGCGGGAACCAGCGGCGCTACGGCAGGCACATGCTGCGGCGGGTGGCGTTCATCCGCGCTTCGCAGAGCGTCGGCATCCCGCTGGCGGTGATCCGGGAGGTCCTGGACTTCCTGCCCGCGGATTCACCGCCCACCAAGGAGTTTTGGGAGCGGGCGTCGGAGTGCTGGCGCAAGGAGCTGAACAGCCGGATCGAGAAGATGGAACGGATGCGAGACCGCTTCACCGACTGCATCGGCTGCGGCTGCCTGTCGTTCGACCAGTGCCAGCTGATCAACCCGGAAGACCGCCTGGCCGCCCACGGCCCCGGCCCGCGACGCCTGCTGCAGCCCTGA
- a CDS encoding MFS transporter, with protein MSAPLLSPPERLTGRAWGVLFVLCGSIFLEGIDIAMLNVALPSIRADLGLSTAMLSGVVSAYVLGYAGFMLLGGRAADMFGRRRMFLAWLVVFLLFSGLGGLATEGWMLLLARFATGVAAAFMTPAGMSIITTSFAEGPARNRALLVYAGTAAGGFSLGLVVGGLLTAIDWRWVFFAPVILAAVLLVAAILLIKDTGRPDRTGHRTDFAGAVAITGSMLLLVYGVVRLEHPADGWGWTLAAFTAGLASLAAFVVIERRSPAPLVRLGIFRSKTLLRTNIGAALFAGSFFGFQFLVTLYLQELRGWSTVETGLAMLAIGAEVVLAPTVTPRLVNRFGTTRVVFGGLLLAAVAYAWFLPVGLDWAYAAMFPTMLLLGIAFSLTYGPFTIAATEGVAADEQGLAGGLFNTSFQFGAALGLSVVTAVNVAFLDEANPLDAFRAALLVPLVATVLAALVTAFGVRRRVPVLAR; from the coding sequence GTGTCCGCACCGCTGCTTTCGCCACCCGAACGGCTCACCGGACGCGCGTGGGGCGTCCTCTTCGTCCTGTGCGGGTCGATCTTCCTGGAGGGGATCGACATCGCCATGCTGAACGTCGCCCTCCCGTCCATCCGCGCCGACCTTGGGCTGTCCACCGCGATGCTGAGCGGAGTGGTGAGCGCCTACGTGCTCGGCTACGCCGGGTTCATGTTGCTCGGCGGGCGCGCCGCCGACATGTTCGGTCGTCGCCGGATGTTCCTGGCGTGGCTGGTGGTCTTCCTCCTCTTCTCCGGCCTTGGCGGGCTCGCCACCGAAGGCTGGATGCTCCTGCTGGCGCGCTTCGCCACCGGGGTCGCCGCCGCGTTCATGACACCCGCCGGGATGTCGATCATCACCACCAGCTTCGCCGAGGGACCGGCCCGCAACCGGGCGCTGCTGGTCTACGCGGGCACCGCGGCCGGCGGCTTCTCGCTCGGCCTGGTCGTCGGCGGCCTGCTCACCGCGATCGACTGGCGCTGGGTGTTCTTCGCGCCGGTGATCCTGGCGGCGGTCCTGCTGGTCGCCGCCATCCTGTTGATCAAGGACACCGGCCGCCCGGACCGGACCGGCCACCGCACCGACTTCGCCGGCGCGGTCGCGATCACCGGCTCGATGCTCCTGCTGGTCTACGGCGTGGTGCGGCTCGAGCACCCGGCCGACGGCTGGGGCTGGACGCTCGCCGCGTTCACCGCCGGACTCGCGTCGCTGGCCGCGTTCGTGGTGATCGAACGGCGGTCCCCGGCACCCCTGGTCCGGCTGGGCATCTTCCGCTCGAAAACACTGCTGCGGACGAACATCGGGGCGGCGCTGTTCGCCGGGTCGTTCTTCGGCTTCCAGTTCCTGGTGACGCTCTACCTGCAGGAGCTGCGCGGCTGGTCCACGGTCGAGACGGGGCTAGCGATGCTAGCGATCGGGGCGGAGGTGGTGCTAGCGCCGACAGTCACGCCGCGGTTGGTCAACCGGTTCGGCACCACGCGGGTGGTCTTCGGCGGCCTGCTGCTCGCGGCGGTGGCGTACGCGTGGTTCCTGCCGGTCGGCCTGGATTGGGCCTATGCGGCCATGTTCCCGACGATGCTCCTGCTCGGCATCGCGTTCTCCCTCACCTACGGCCCGTTCACCATCGCCGCCACCGAAGGCGTCGCGGCGGACGAGCAGGGCCTGGCCGGCGGGCTGTTCAACACGTCCTTCCAGTTCGGCGCGGCACTGGGGCTGTCGGTGGTCACCGCGGTGAACGTGGCCTTCCTCGACGAAGCCAACCCGCTCGACGCGTTCCGCGCCGCGTTGCTGGTGCCGCTGGTCGCGACCGTGCTCGCGGCGCTGGTGACCGCCTTCGGTGTCCGCCGGCGGGTGCCCGTGCTGGCCCGGTGA